The following are from one region of the Trichoderma breve strain T069 chromosome 5, whole genome shotgun sequence genome:
- a CDS encoding telomere-length maintenance and DNA damage repair domain-containing protein — translation MASSDSHGESVMLLANKVKSGNVKEREKAVDDLSQFLNPRNRSANLSKLGDKSYHEIFEAIFNFVLREKPNYYDKKKSQSTANTAATRLSKCAAAVRMAAIRGAAKIGRKTMLAVIDHITQVLPGPDEDFVRPLLQDYVKALTEIVSRQANAELFARKKAEPWQACVDLFLDIAHHILPNESNTASLPHTTRPSPAPTASARSLPRSNSATQAQRHTGQAEGGPLKDALEGLYHLVSAANAPIPRGAQDITNLALRVLNTKHLSPGSTQTLCFSIINTVFRATEADNLDDAIALAKDLLPHMGYWWRAEKVSQDELIKALRNEICRSIYLMHLHLEHLAVNLWDANVRNELENLIEPLWQEYSKRSEAFRLQLADLTFTPSPSRGHVMQLGLFGLRPHDIEGESHWAIVQNLALLEAILLRPKKDTIDNYADNREQPRKRRRIQQDPNPIRIKLKSQHAGVVRTALQLVPFMLVTNTLSANEIDDLLVDLVGFAGDKSTITASWALIACASCALWSKECRLQQDIWRQIWHLAARSVSLPATSRAACLLLHSIIETDILPYHNLSDDINSIITTADINGPGVLCDTSLALMSHLFHVRNSRLPSASHSTSSHIIRWVFLRWNPSELSYASFQSAHTRPNDLVNILHLCCGAQPISLTRQDSASGGSLGETWISQREIGDFNEYLLLLGHETSDTISNECCYSSAKEALPLAADATSFFALKKLVLELIYPKLEELKELCVSWTKKASDGGTQISFDRFRSLMSACIMGTLLIPHLNDLNSTQSSSLETLLLELAEGGILAALSSVEPAAFVELTLKELRPCIPEISTTNLGQMCANSPGILNLLSKMSEVIEQRQASQRSGDHSDFMDLDDDFGSYDSQVVTASNAYSAPRQNIQLCLNAQAFDIDTRLRLTLLKLIYQDRSQLGLLTSSYIKELLALSDDELLSCQRLLIEIVRSDLIMDGESALDIVERLGEIVGKPEYQSCEVAQTTCIEVIDGLSNTWLHDNQNLADRVGDLYDHFVKVCLPSNILSPKTQMSLARLLFTLLRINPEYGSSLGLDSCRTSLLLILKKGPMKVKCFIAERVADVFELYILMLHDEVFVDILDNLPADPDNSAGIAFRLLVLSKIACSWPTLLRRCTYHIFETPGNISQSADYAKRCLADISLVLNLKSPTELFQLFSRQLLYTWLEMKTVETIPYSIFGYASLGDLLKSAQAEAIGLAIMRGQENTSADIARLVGIPETQLIQQNFATALSYGLLYATTFGSQEKIKGEDRIKQKLGTKPYIESVYVHFIDIVALLFDLIDQEDPVEKVFLKQAHLKYAGENLQAIKAIAHSPANLPPNQQPMFRAKPVFNELIRLCQGTEFQFHDLWTPAVVVAIARRLFNTVHPALGSLHACSVLRKVRILVCLAGPVALESYCLEMLLSSIRGFIVDSECADDALGISQYLLSRGKTYLTQVPSFLAGYSLSALASLRVFLESSQSSTTQESQFKATMSKAQKFHEWFSQYLADYTSPRFESQAQNDLFKSITLSAAHIRSSGNAEKNTSESKLLLDILNDETSESQLLNEASRQLALGLLCGDFTIPTHSRNDVIDSDQSAIAHASAVWKSCGAQSLSENYLSWVGRVVGRSFLASGTIPEDILRESRLDQYEKIAPGPHGSEMGLLHLLQGLTMDPNSVTAGLAEATLRTAISQAVVEDDGPLVTAGQRSLSESLFVASQWGAYRTPPSEAASAELPEDDQFSWAEDVTSQNWLRRLSAFLAQSVPSSILLSVLAPVLLKVSGFAEKAFPFIVHLVLYFQLEQQQATKKSLSGALKQWLGSTEPTARDNIKLLINTILYLRTQEYPKEVSIADRLHWLDVDYSMAASSATRCGMHKTALLFAEIATSETARASRRASIAKEADIKETLLAIFENIDDPDAYYGLPEDASLSNVLSRLEYEQEGTKNLAFRGAQYDSHIRLRQNTSESDAHALVKALGSLGFAGLSNSLLQTQQNLGSTPSSIKSTFHTARRLEIWNLPVPATSDHHAVVTYKAYQTMHQATNLLSVRTAVYDGFARTMKNLVGGNHEILNIADVTELESLMSRFQERSQWMKSGIYDDVSQILSCRGTTMSMFTQHASLLGNATLSVAGIRQMEIKSMLLASGIYRYHQATQESLNISTALSDLIKPCEDLGVHVDVAIKIEVANSLWDHGEMTTSIKMLQGIDNPTALKKQAIPVSRSDLLSKIGHRMSVARLEKPRDIQKKYLEPALKELKGGVEAKEAGLVFHQFAVFCDEQLQDPDSLEDLTRLQNLKKGKNDEVEELKSLISSTRDSQLKAKYTHVLSKEKQWLDLDEQELRRVEMTRSEFVRLSLENYLLSLASSDEHNNDALRFTALWLEKSDDEATNKAVTRHLSKVPTAKFAGLMSQLTSRLQNQDSAFQELLSNLVYNICVDHPYHGMYHIWSGTKARVQQKDEVAVLRVRANDKIATKLASTKAVADIWVSIEKTSKGYHGLALERDQAKYKSGAKVALKDSTAAKNLMNYLAKFRIPPPTMHIEVNANRDYSRVPLISRLEPTMTIASGLVKGGQDDLRQDAIMEQVFAAVSSLLKLHRATRQRNLGIRTYKVLPLTASSGLIEFVRDTIPLHEFLMPAHERYYPRDLKGSQCRKEIFNVQNRTVEQRISTYRKVTERFQPVMRYFFMEYFVDPDEWFVKRLAYTRSTAAISMLGHVLGLGDRHGHNILLDTKTGEVVHIDLGIAFETGRILPVPELTEGVFRRCCEVTLDALREEQYSIMTILDVLRYDPLYSWSVSPVRLAKLQKARQDDDGAIDDADQADVDTKKGKKSGSHLNEPSEGDRALEVATDERNLAVLYSGWAAYA, via the exons ATGGCGTCCTCTGACTCTCACGGAGAGAGCGTCATGCTCCTAGCGA ACAAGGTGAAATCAGGCAACGTCAAAGAACGTGAGAAAGCTGTGGATG ATCTATCCCAATTTTTGAACCCAAGAAATAGATCAGCGAATCT ATCCAAGCTAGGAGACAAAAGCTACCACGAGATATTTGAAGCCATATTTAACTTCGTGCTCCGTGAAAAGCCAAATTATtatgacaagaagaaatcacAGTCGACAGCGAATACCGCCGCAACACGGCTGTCCAAATGTGCGGCTGCAGTCAGGATGGCGGCAATCCGTGGAGCCGCCAAGATAGGACGAAAGACGATGCTGGCCGTCATAGATCACATCACCCAAGTCTTGCCTGGACCTGATGAGGATTTTGTGCGGCCGCTATTGCAAGATTATGTCAAAGCATTGACAGAAATTGTGTCTCGGCAGGCTAACGCTGAGCTCTTTGCCAGAAAAAAGGCAGAGCCATGGCAGGCTTGTGTCGACTTATTTCTCGATATTGCCCACCATATCCTTCCGAATGAATCCAACACAGCCTCTTTGCCTCACACTACGAGGCCTTCTCCCGCACCGACTGCCTCTGCTCGGTCCTTGCCAAGGTCAAACTCGGCAACACAAGCCCAACGTCATACTGGACAGGCAGAAGGTGGCCCATTGAAGGATGCTCTTGAAGGACTCTATCATCTAGtctcagcagccaatgcTCCGATCCCTCGGGGAGCGCAAGACATTACCAACCTAGCCCTGAGAGTCTTGAATACCAAGCATCTTAGCCCCGGTTCCACGCAGACACTGTGCTTTTCAATCATTAATACAGTCTTTCGAGCCACTGAAGCAGATAACCTTGACGATGCGATTGCTTTGGCGAAAGACCTGCTACCTCATATGGGCTACTGGTGGCGCGCGGAAAAGGTCTCTCAGGATGAACTTATTAAAGCTCTAAGGAATGAGATATGCAGGAGCATATATCTTATGCATCTACATCTGGAGCATCTTGCGGTTAATCTTTGGGACGCAAACGTACGCAATGAATTGGAAAACTTGATCGAGCCTCTATGGCAAGAGTATTCCAAACGAAGCGAGGCATTTCGTCTACAACTTGCTGATTTAACCTTCaccccatcaccatcacgaGGGCATGTCATGCAACTTGGCCTATTTGGACTCCGTCCTCACGATATCGAAGGAGAAAGCCACTGGGCAATAGTTCAGAACCTTGCCCTCTTGGAGGCGATATTGTTACGTCCTAAGAAGGATACCATTGATAATTATGCCGACAATAGAGAGCAACCCAGGAAAAGGCGACGGATCCAACAGGACCCAAATCCCATCAGAATCAAGCTCAAGTCGCAACATGCCGGAGTTGTTCGAACTGCTTTGCAGCTGGTTCCATTCATGCTTGTAACCAATACGCTGAGTGCCAACGAAATCGACGATCTTCTCGTAGACCTTGTTGGCTTCGCTGGAGATAAAAGTACCATCACAGCGTCCTGGGCCTTAATTGCCTGCGCCAG CTGCGCTCTATGGTCCAAAGAGTGTCGACTTCAACAAGACATATGGAGGCAAATATGGCATTTGGCTGCCCGTTCAGTCAGCCTTCCAGCAACAAGTCGTGCTGCATGTCTCTTACTGCACAGCATAATCGAAACTGATATTTTGCCATACCATAACCTGTCCGACGATATAAACAGCATAATTACAACAGCAGATATCAACGGACCTGGTGTGTTATGCGACACATCTCTTGCATTGATGTCACATTTATTCCATGTTCGCAATTCAAGGCTGCCCAGCGCTAGCCATAGCACCTCGAGCCACATCATAAGATGGGTTTTCTTACGGTGGAATCCGA GCGAGCTATCATATGCTTCATTTCAATCCGCACATACACGCCCTAATGATCTCGTCAACATTTTGCATCTATGCTGTGGAGCTCAACCCATTTCTTTAACTCGCCAAGATTCTGCCTCTGGTGGTTCATTGGGCGAGACATGGATATCCCAGAGAGAGATTGGAGATTTTAACGAGTACCTTCTCCTATTGGGACATGAAACTAGCGATACCATTTCCAACGAGTGCTGTTATTCATCGGCTAAAGAAGCTCTCCCTCTGGCTGCAGATGCCACCAGTTTTTTCGCTCTAAAGAAGCTTGTTTTAGAACTCATCTATCCCAAACTCgaagagctgaaagagcTGTGTGTCTCATGGACGAAAAAAGCCAGTGATGGCGGAACTCAAATATCATTTGATCGGTTTCGAAGCCTCATGTCTGCTTGTATCATGGGAACGTTACTGATACCACATCTAAACGACCTTAATTCgactcaatcttcttccctcgAGACGCTTCTATTGGAGCTAGCCGAGGGCGGTATATTAGCTGCATTGAGTTCAGTTGAGCCTGCGGCATTCGTCGAGTTGACTTTGAAAGAGTTGAGGCCCTGCATACCCGAAATCAGCACAACCAATCTAGGCCAGATGTGTGCGAATAGTCCAGGCATTCTTAATCTTCTTTCCAAGATGTCCGAAGTCATAGAGCAGCGACAGGCAAGTCAGCGCTCAGGAGACCATTCAGACTTCATGGATCTGGATGACGATTTCGGCTCCTACGACAGCCAAGTTGTGACGGCATCCAATGCTTATTCAGCCCCAAGGCAGAATATACAGCTCTGTCTAAATGCCCAAGCATTCGACATCGACACGAGGCTGCGACTAACACTCCTAAAACTCATCTACCAGGATAGAAGTCAACTGGGCTTGTTGACATCTTCATACATCAAGGAACTCTTGGCACTGTCCGATGACGAGCTACTCTCATGCCAGCGTCTCTTAATAGAGATTGTTAGATCAGACCTTATCATGGATGGAGAATCGGCTTTGGATATAGTTGAGAGGCTTGGAGAGATAGTCGGAAAACCCGAATATCAGTCATGTGAAGTTGCCCAGACCACTTGCATTGAGGTGATCGATGGCCTAAGCAATACCTGGCTTCATGATAACCAGAATCTGGCAGATAGGGTTGGCGATCTTTATGATCACTTTGTCAAAGTCTGCTTGCCTTCCAACATTCTTTCTCCCAAGACTCAAATGTCTCTCGCCCGCTTATTATTCACTCTTTTGAGAATCAATCCTGAATACGGAAGTAGCCTTGGGCTTGATTCATGTCGAACATCATTGCTCCTCATACTAAAAAAGGGTCCAATGAAAGTCAAATGCTTCATTGCAGAGAGGGTGGCTGATGTATTTGAGCTCTATATTTTGATGCTGCATGATGAGGTTTTTGTCGACATCTTAGACAACCTTCCAGCAGACCCTGACAATAGCGCAGGCATTGCCTTCCGTTTGTTGGTTCTATCCAAGATCGCTTGCAGCTGGCCTACTCTTCTCAGGAGATGCACCTATCATATTTTTGAAACTCCAGGCAACATATCACAATCAGCCGATTACGCAAAACGATGTTTAGCTGACATATCCCTGGTCCTAAACCTCAAGTCTCCAACAGAACTCTTTCAGCTGTTTTCTCGCCAGCTACTATACACTTGGCTGGAAATGAAGACTGTTGAAACCATTCCGTATTCTATCTTTGGATATGCCAGCCTTGGGGATTTGTTAAAATCTGCACAAGCTGAAGCCATCGGTCTAGCAATAATGCGAGGACAGGAAAATACGAGTGCCGACATAGCTCGACTCGTTGGCATACCAGAGACTCAGCTTATCCAACAAAACTTCGCAACCGCGCTGTCATATGGCTTACTATATGCGACTACGTTTGGGAGCCAAGAAAAGATAAAGGGAGAAGATCGCATCAAGCAAAAACTGGGCACAAAGCCATACATCGAGTCGGTATATGTTCATTTCATCGACATAGTTGCCCTTTTGTTTGACCTTATTGATCAAGAAGATCCTGTGGAGAAGGTCTTTTTAAAACAAGCGCACCTCAAATACGCAGGCGAAAATTTGCAAGCAATCAAGGCTATTGCACATTCACCTGCCAATCTTCCGCCGAACCAGCAGCCGATGTTTAGAGCCAAGCCAGTGTTCAATGAACTTATCCGTCTTTGCCAAGGTACAGAATTCCAATTTCACGACCTCTGGACGCCAGCCGTGGTAGTTGCAATCGCTAGGAGGCTGTTCAATACAGTGCATCCGGCGCTCGGCTCTCTTCATGCATGCTCTGTACTTCGCAAGGTGAGGATACTGGTCTGCTTGGCTGGGCCTGTGGCTTTGGAGTCATACTGCTTGGAGATGCTCTTGAGCTCTATTCGGGGCTTCATTGTGGACTCAGAATGCGCAGACGATGCGCTCGGAATTAGCCAATATCTACTCTCTCGGGGTAAAACCTACTTGACCCAAGTACCCTCATTTCTTGCTGGCTACTCTCTGTCCGCCTTAGCATCTCTGAGGGTTTTCCTTGAGTCCAGTCAATCCAGCACTACACAGGAGAGCCAGTTCAAGGCCACTATGAGCAAGGCACAGAAGTTCCATGAGTGGTTCAGCCAGTATCTAGCAGATTATACATCCCCTAGATTCGAGAGCCAGGCGCAGAATGACCTCTTCAAATCCATCACACTGTCGGCAGCCCATATACGATCTTCCGGGAATGCAGAGAAGAATACTTCGGAAAGCAAGCTCCTTTTAGATATACTAAATGATGAAACATCAGAGAGCCAGCTCCTCAACGAAGCTTCGCGACAACTcgcccttggccttctttgtGGCGATTTTACGATCCCAACACATAGTAGGAACGACGTTATTGATAGCGATCAGAGTGCCATTGCTCATGCTTCAGCGGTATGGAAGAGTTGTGGAGCACAAAGTCTCAGTGAGAACTATCTATCCTGGGTAGGACGTGTCGTCGGTCGTTCGTTCCTAGCCTCTGGGACTATACCTGAAGATATCTTGAGAGAATCACGGCTTGATCAATATGAAAAGATAGCGCCAGGACCCCATGGATCCGAAATGggtctccttcatctccttcaagGTCTTACGATGGATCCCAATTCTGTCACAGCCGGTTTAGCTGAAGCCACTTTGCGAACCGCAATATCGCAAGCCGTCgtggaagacgatggacCCCTTGTCACGGCGGGGCAGCGAAGCTTGTCTGAGTCGCTTTTCGTCGCATCTCAATGGGGCGCGTATCGCACTCCTCCTTCAGAAGCCGCGTCTGCTGAACTACCAGAGGATGATCAGTTTTCTTGGGCTGAAGATGTTACCTCGCAGAACTGGCTACGTCGGTTGAGTGCATTCCTTGCTCAATCAGTACCCAGTTCAATCCTTCTCTCCGTACTCGCGCCAGTGCTTCTAAAAGTGAGCGGATTTGCTGAAAAGGCCTTCCCTTTCATCGTTCACCTAGTGCTCTACTTCCAATTagagcagcaacaagctaCGAAGAAGTCACTGTCTGGCGCCCTAAAGCAATGGCTAGGATCGACTGAGCCTACGGCTAGAGATAACATCAAACTCCTGATCAACACGATTCTCTATCTTAGAACGCAAGAATACCCCAAAGAAGTGTCTATAGCAGATCGACTACACTGGCTGGATGTTGATTACTCTATGGCAGCGTCATCCGCGACCCGGTGTGGTATGCACAAAACGGCTCTCCTATTCGCTGAAATAGCCACTTCGGAAACAGCCCGCGCATCTCGAAGGGCTTCCATTGCCAAAGAAGCGGATATCAAGGAAACTTTGTTGGCGATCTTCGAAAATATTGATGATCCGGACGCGTACTACGGCTTGCCTGAAGATGCCAGCTTGTCAAATGTCCTATCTCGTTTGGAATACGAGCAAGAAGGGACAAAGAATCTAGCATTCCGGGGCGCTCAGTACGATAGCCATATTCGCCTGCGACAAAATACTTCAGAATCGGACGCCCATGCCCTAGTAAAGGCACTTGGCAGTCTTGGATTCGCCGGGTTGTCTAATTCTCTATTGCAAACCCAGCAGAATCTTGGCTCAACGCCGTCTTCTATAAAAAGCACATTTCATACTGCTAGAAGACTCGAAATATGGAATCTTCCCGTGCCAGCCACAAGCGACCATCATGCTGTCGTAACATATAAGGCGTACCAGACTATGCATCAGGCTACGAACCTCTTATCAGTCCGGACAGCCGTATATGATGGTTTTGCTCGTACAATGAAAAATCTGGTCGGCGGCAACC ACGAGATTTTGAACATTGCAGATGTAACGGAACTGGAGAGTCTGATGAGCCGGTTTCAGGAACGCAGCCAATGGATGAAAAGTGGCAT ATATGACGATGTCAGCCAAATCCTGTCTTGTCGAGGAACGACCATGAGCATGTTCACTCAACATGCATCACTTCTTGGAAATGCCACACTCTCCGTGGCAGGCATACGGCAGATGGAAATCAAGTCGATGCTTTTAGCTTCCGGTATCTATCGCTATCACCAAGCTACACAAGAATCGCTAAACATTTCGACGGCTCTCAGTGATCTTATAAAGCCTTGCGAAGACTTGGGCGTTCATGTCGATGTTGCTATCAAGATAGAAGTGGCAAACTCACTATGGGACCACGGAGAGATGACCACATCGATCAAAATGCTACAGGGCATCGATAACCCCACAGCGttgaagaaacaagcaaTACCTGTGAGCCGATCCGACCTTCTTTCGAAGATTGGCCATAGGATGTCCGTTGCACGCTTGGAGAAGCCCCGAGATATACAAAAGAAGTATTTAGAGCCAGCACTTAAGGAGCTCAAAGGCGGCGTCGAGGCAAAAGAAGCGGGCTTGGTATTTCACCAATTTGCCGTCTTTTGCGATGAGCAGCTCCAAGATCCGGACAGCTTGGAGGATCTCACACGTTTGCAAAACTTGAAGAAAGGCAAGAATGATGAAGTTGAGGAACTAAAGTCACTTATTTCCTCCACAAGAGATTCGCAACTGAAAGCCAAATACACACATGTCTTGTCAAAGGAAAAGCAGTGGCTTGACCTTGATGAGCAAGAGCTACGCCGTGTTGAAATGACTCGCAGCGAGTTTGTTCGTCTAAGTCTTGAAAACTATCTACTGTCACTGGCCTCTTCTGACGAACATAACAATGATGCCTTGCGATTCACGGCGCTGTGGCTCGAAAAGTCAGACGATGAAGCAACTAACAAGGCAGTAACGCGGCATCTCTCTAAAGTCCCCACAGCCAAATTCGCAGGCCTTATGAGCCAGTTGACATCGCGACTACAGAACCAAGATTCAGCGTTTCAGGAGCTTCTCTCAAATTTGGTGTACAATATTTGCGTGGATCACCCTTACCATGGTATGTATCATATCTGGTCTGGCACAAAAGCGAGGGTGCAACAAAAGGACGAGGTTGCAGTCCTCCGTGTCAGGGCCAACGACAAAATCGCAACAAAGCTTGCAAGCACAAAAGCCGTTGCCGACATCTGGGTTTCGATTGAGAAGACAAGCAAAGGCTATCACGGCCTTGCTCTAGAAAGAGACCAAGCAAAGTACAAGTCCGGTGCCAAAGTTGCGTTGAAAGATTCTACAGCAGCCAAAAATTTGATGAACTATCTCGCAAAGTTTCGCATACCTCCCCCGACCATGCACATTGAGGTCAATGCCAACAGGGATTATTCCAGGGTCCCCTTGATCTCAAGACTCGAACCAACTATGACAATCGCCTCGGGT TTGGTGAAGGGTGGGCAGGACGATCTTCGTCAAGACGCCATCATGGAGCAAGTCTTTGCGGCAGTGTCGTCCCTGCTCAAGCTTCATAGAGCTACACGACAAAGGAACCTAGGCATTCGAACATATAAAGTGCTTCCGCTGACAGCCTCGTCTGGACTTATCGAGTTTGTCCGCGACACAATTCCTCTACATGAATTTCTCATGCCAGCACATGAACGATACTACCCACGCGATCTTAAGGGCTCGCAATGCAGAAAAGAGATATTCAATGTCCAGAACAGAACGGTGGAACAGCGTATTAGCACATACCGAAAGGTCACAGAAAGGTTTCAGCCCGTCATGCGATACTTCTTCATGGAGTACTTTGTAGACCCTGACGAGTGGTTTGTAAAGCGGCTAGCATACACGCGCAGCACGGCCGCTATATCGATGCTCGGACACGTGCTCGGCTTAGGCGACCGCCACGGCCACAACATCCTGCTGGATACCAAGACCGGAGAGGTCGTCCATATTGACCTGGGCATCGCGTTTGAGACTGGCAGAATTCTACCCGTGCCGGAGCTT ACAGAGGGTGTATTCCGCCGCTGCTGTGAGGTCACTCTTGATGCTCTCAGAGAGGAGCAGTACTCAATCATGACAATCTTAGATGTGTTACGATACGATCCTCTGTATAGCTGGTCCGTGTCTCCTGTACGGCTAGCCAAATTGCAAAAGGCCcgacaagatgatgacggagcCATTGATGACGCCGACCAAGCAGATGTGGACAcgaagaagggaaagaaatcTGGGAGCCACCTGAATGAGCCGTCTGAAGGCGACCGAGCCCTGGAAGTG GCAACAGACGAGCGAAATCTTGCGGTGTTGTATTCTG GGTGGGCTGCTTATGCATAA